Proteins from one Apis cerana isolate GH-2021 linkage group LG11, AcerK_1.0, whole genome shotgun sequence genomic window:
- the LOC107997010 gene encoding RCC1 and BTB domain-containing protein 1 isoform X2, producing MINIKMSWDLKNWPIFSFLDLNYVSKIHMALVYGNFGNEALVVTKDKMVYAIGSNISGCLGTGDTYNTLYPRRVEELCGKDIKTFAYGKGPHVLALTEDGKVYSWGHNSHCELGNISASQGLIPMLVTKNLCNEFVIDIACGSHHSLALTIEGKVYAWGENTSRQVGNSVNINEGTPMKVNSTLTDKRVVCISCGQSSSMVVTDNGEIYSWGCNEVGQLGIGNYANHANPCKITTLIGITIEKVVCGYAHVLALSNTGVLYVWGGNYCGQLGLGMKTNICNPVQLIVQEMGRVLDIAASHYSHISIAMGESNQIFMWGECLGQSITIPMLTGLRCIHDAFARYASPNVMHQPLILHGEEETVGLIDCFKEAFNDQATSDLIIQIEDEFIYVHKTVLMIRCQYFRTIFSLATNNQKKFIKHRKFSYNVYKAFLRYLYTDELDLHPENMQELLKLANTYSENQLKKQCIQRMKEGITVENVAFLYSIAIENNAKELEEYCFKFALNHMTAIVQTASFANLNENILKNFIIKAAQTGAFKT from the exons at gataaatataaaaatgtcttGGGATTTGAAGAATTGgccaatttttagttttttagatttaaattatgtttcgaAGATTCATATGGCACTTGTAtatg gtAATTTTGGTAATGAAGCATTAGTTGtaacaaaagataaaatggTATATGCTATTGGAAGTAATATTTCTGGGTGTCTTGGAACTGGTGACACTTACAATACTCTTTATCCAAGAAGAGTTGAAGAATTATGTggtaaagatataaaaacttttgcaTATGGTAAAGGACCACATGTTTTGGCTCTTACTGAAGATGGCAAG gTATATTCATGGGGACATAATAGTCACTGTGAACTAGGAAATATTTCTGCCAGTCAAGGTTTGATTCCAATGcttgtaacaaaaaatttatgtaatgaaTTTGTCATCGATATTGCCTGTGGAAGTCATCATTCTCTTGCACTAACAATTGAAGGAAAG gtGTATGCATGGGGTGAAAATACATCCAGACAAGTAGGAAATagtgttaatataaatgaagggACTCCTATGAAAGTGAATTCTACATTAACTGACAAAAGAGTTGTTTGCATTAGCTGTGGTCAATCTTCAAGCATGGTAGTTACAGATAATGGAGAAATTTATAGTTGGGGTTGTAACGAGGTTGGTCAATTAGGAATTGGAAATTATGCCAATCATGCGAATCCCTGTAAAATTACAACACTTATTGGTATTACGATTG AGAAAGTAGTATGTGGTTATGCACATGTTTTGGCCTTGTCTAATACAGGAGTTTTATACGTATGGGGTGGTAACTATTGCGGACAACTAGGTCTTGGCATGAAGACGAATATTTGTAATCCAGTACAG ctCATAGTGCAAGAAATGGGAAGAGTATTGGATATAGCAGCTTCGCATTATAGTCATATAAGTATAGCTATGGGAGAaagtaatcaaatatttatgtgGGGCGAGTGTCTAGGACAAAGCATTACAATTCCAATGCTTACTGGTTTAAGATGCATACACGATGCTTTTGCGCGTTACGCATCACCGAATGTTATGCATCAACCACTTATTCTTCatggagaagaagaaactgTGGGTTTAATAGATTGTTTCAAAGAAGCGTTTAACGATCAA GCTACGAGTGATCTCATTATACAAATAGAAGACGAGTTTATTTATGTGCACAAAACTGTTTTAATGATACGTTGTCAATATTTTCGTACGATATTTTCGTTGGCTACAAATAACCAAAA gaaatttataaaacatcgtaaattttcttataacgtGTATAAAgcatttttgagatatttatataccGACGAACTTGATTTACATCCAGAAAATATGcaag aacttttaaaattagcgAATACTTATTCTgaaaatcaattgaaaaaacaatGTATACAAAGAATGAAGGAAGGGATAACAGTTGAAAACGTAGCTTTCCTGTATAGTATAGCCATTGAAAATAATGCCaag GAATTGGAGgaatattgtttcaaattcGCATTAAATCACATGACTGCTATAGTACAGACAGCAAGTTTTgctaatttgaatgaaaatatattgaaaaattttataattaaagctGCACAAACTGGAgcttttaaaacataa
- the LOC107997010 gene encoding RCC1 and BTB domain-containing protein 1 isoform X4, with the protein MLLMINIKMSWDLKNWPIFSFLDLNYVSKIHMALVYGNFGNEALVVTKDKMVYAIGSNISGCLGTGDTYNTLYPRRVEELCGKDIKTFAYGKGPHVLALTEDGKVYSWGHNSHCELGNISASQGLIPMLVTKNLCNEFVIDIACGSHHSLALTIEGKVYAWGENTSRQVGNSVNINEGTPMKVNSTLTDKRVVCISCGQSSSMVVTDNGEIYSWGCNEVGQLGIGNYANHANPCKITTLIEKVVCGYAHVLALSNTGVLYVWGGNYCGQLGLGMKTNICNPVQLIVQEMGRVLDIAASHYSHISIAMGESNQIFMWGECLGQSITIPMLTGLRCIHDAFARYASPNVMHQPLILHGEEETVGLIDCFKEAFNDQATSDLIIQIEDEFIYVHKTVLMIRCQYFRTIFSLATNNQKKFIKHRKFSYNVYKAFLRYLYTDELDLHPENMQELLKLANTYSENQLKKQCIQRMKEGITVENVAFLYSIAIENNAKELEEYCFKFALNHMTAIVQTASFANLNENILKNFIIKAAQTGAFKT; encoded by the exons ATGTTACTaat gataaatataaaaatgtcttGGGATTTGAAGAATTGgccaatttttagttttttagatttaaattatgtttcgaAGATTCATATGGCACTTGTAtatg gtAATTTTGGTAATGAAGCATTAGTTGtaacaaaagataaaatggTATATGCTATTGGAAGTAATATTTCTGGGTGTCTTGGAACTGGTGACACTTACAATACTCTTTATCCAAGAAGAGTTGAAGAATTATGTggtaaagatataaaaacttttgcaTATGGTAAAGGACCACATGTTTTGGCTCTTACTGAAGATGGCAAG gTATATTCATGGGGACATAATAGTCACTGTGAACTAGGAAATATTTCTGCCAGTCAAGGTTTGATTCCAATGcttgtaacaaaaaatttatgtaatgaaTTTGTCATCGATATTGCCTGTGGAAGTCATCATTCTCTTGCACTAACAATTGAAGGAAAG gtGTATGCATGGGGTGAAAATACATCCAGACAAGTAGGAAATagtgttaatataaatgaagggACTCCTATGAAAGTGAATTCTACATTAACTGACAAAAGAGTTGTTTGCATTAGCTGTGGTCAATCTTCAAGCATGGTAGTTACAGATAATGGAGAAATTTATAGTTGGGGTTGTAACGAGGTTGGTCAATTAGGAATTGGAAATTATGCCAATCATGCGAATCCCTGTAAAATTACAACACTTATTG AGAAAGTAGTATGTGGTTATGCACATGTTTTGGCCTTGTCTAATACAGGAGTTTTATACGTATGGGGTGGTAACTATTGCGGACAACTAGGTCTTGGCATGAAGACGAATATTTGTAATCCAGTACAG ctCATAGTGCAAGAAATGGGAAGAGTATTGGATATAGCAGCTTCGCATTATAGTCATATAAGTATAGCTATGGGAGAaagtaatcaaatatttatgtgGGGCGAGTGTCTAGGACAAAGCATTACAATTCCAATGCTTACTGGTTTAAGATGCATACACGATGCTTTTGCGCGTTACGCATCACCGAATGTTATGCATCAACCACTTATTCTTCatggagaagaagaaactgTGGGTTTAATAGATTGTTTCAAAGAAGCGTTTAACGATCAA GCTACGAGTGATCTCATTATACAAATAGAAGACGAGTTTATTTATGTGCACAAAACTGTTTTAATGATACGTTGTCAATATTTTCGTACGATATTTTCGTTGGCTACAAATAACCAAAA gaaatttataaaacatcgtaaattttcttataacgtGTATAAAgcatttttgagatatttatataccGACGAACTTGATTTACATCCAGAAAATATGcaag aacttttaaaattagcgAATACTTATTCTgaaaatcaattgaaaaaacaatGTATACAAAGAATGAAGGAAGGGATAACAGTTGAAAACGTAGCTTTCCTGTATAGTATAGCCATTGAAAATAATGCCaag GAATTGGAGgaatattgtttcaaattcGCATTAAATCACATGACTGCTATAGTACAGACAGCAAGTTTTgctaatttgaatgaaaatatattgaaaaattttataattaaagctGCACAAACTGGAgcttttaaaacataa
- the LOC107997010 gene encoding RCC1 and BTB domain-containing protein 1 isoform X1 — protein MLLMINIKMSWDLKNWPIFSFLDLNYVSKIHMALVYGNFGNEALVVTKDKMVYAIGSNISGCLGTGDTYNTLYPRRVEELCGKDIKTFAYGKGPHVLALTEDGKVYSWGHNSHCELGNISASQGLIPMLVTKNLCNEFVIDIACGSHHSLALTIEGKVYAWGENTSRQVGNSVNINEGTPMKVNSTLTDKRVVCISCGQSSSMVVTDNGEIYSWGCNEVGQLGIGNYANHANPCKITTLIGITIEKVVCGYAHVLALSNTGVLYVWGGNYCGQLGLGMKTNICNPVQLIVQEMGRVLDIAASHYSHISIAMGESNQIFMWGECLGQSITIPMLTGLRCIHDAFARYASPNVMHQPLILHGEEETVGLIDCFKEAFNDQATSDLIIQIEDEFIYVHKTVLMIRCQYFRTIFSLATNNQKKFIKHRKFSYNVYKAFLRYLYTDELDLHPENMQELLKLANTYSENQLKKQCIQRMKEGITVENVAFLYSIAIENNAKELEEYCFKFALNHMTAIVQTASFANLNENILKNFIIKAAQTGAFKT, from the exons ATGTTACTaat gataaatataaaaatgtcttGGGATTTGAAGAATTGgccaatttttagttttttagatttaaattatgtttcgaAGATTCATATGGCACTTGTAtatg gtAATTTTGGTAATGAAGCATTAGTTGtaacaaaagataaaatggTATATGCTATTGGAAGTAATATTTCTGGGTGTCTTGGAACTGGTGACACTTACAATACTCTTTATCCAAGAAGAGTTGAAGAATTATGTggtaaagatataaaaacttttgcaTATGGTAAAGGACCACATGTTTTGGCTCTTACTGAAGATGGCAAG gTATATTCATGGGGACATAATAGTCACTGTGAACTAGGAAATATTTCTGCCAGTCAAGGTTTGATTCCAATGcttgtaacaaaaaatttatgtaatgaaTTTGTCATCGATATTGCCTGTGGAAGTCATCATTCTCTTGCACTAACAATTGAAGGAAAG gtGTATGCATGGGGTGAAAATACATCCAGACAAGTAGGAAATagtgttaatataaatgaagggACTCCTATGAAAGTGAATTCTACATTAACTGACAAAAGAGTTGTTTGCATTAGCTGTGGTCAATCTTCAAGCATGGTAGTTACAGATAATGGAGAAATTTATAGTTGGGGTTGTAACGAGGTTGGTCAATTAGGAATTGGAAATTATGCCAATCATGCGAATCCCTGTAAAATTACAACACTTATTGGTATTACGATTG AGAAAGTAGTATGTGGTTATGCACATGTTTTGGCCTTGTCTAATACAGGAGTTTTATACGTATGGGGTGGTAACTATTGCGGACAACTAGGTCTTGGCATGAAGACGAATATTTGTAATCCAGTACAG ctCATAGTGCAAGAAATGGGAAGAGTATTGGATATAGCAGCTTCGCATTATAGTCATATAAGTATAGCTATGGGAGAaagtaatcaaatatttatgtgGGGCGAGTGTCTAGGACAAAGCATTACAATTCCAATGCTTACTGGTTTAAGATGCATACACGATGCTTTTGCGCGTTACGCATCACCGAATGTTATGCATCAACCACTTATTCTTCatggagaagaagaaactgTGGGTTTAATAGATTGTTTCAAAGAAGCGTTTAACGATCAA GCTACGAGTGATCTCATTATACAAATAGAAGACGAGTTTATTTATGTGCACAAAACTGTTTTAATGATACGTTGTCAATATTTTCGTACGATATTTTCGTTGGCTACAAATAACCAAAA gaaatttataaaacatcgtaaattttcttataacgtGTATAAAgcatttttgagatatttatataccGACGAACTTGATTTACATCCAGAAAATATGcaag aacttttaaaattagcgAATACTTATTCTgaaaatcaattgaaaaaacaatGTATACAAAGAATGAAGGAAGGGATAACAGTTGAAAACGTAGCTTTCCTGTATAGTATAGCCATTGAAAATAATGCCaag GAATTGGAGgaatattgtttcaaattcGCATTAAATCACATGACTGCTATAGTACAGACAGCAAGTTTTgctaatttgaatgaaaatatattgaaaaattttataattaaagctGCACAAACTGGAgcttttaaaacataa
- the LOC107997010 gene encoding RCC1 and BTB domain-containing protein 1 isoform X5, which produces MLLMINIKMSWDLKNWPIFSFLDLNYVSKIHMALVYGNFGNEALVVTKDKMVYAIGSNISGCLGTGDTYNTLYPRRVEELCGKDIKTFAYGKGPHVLALTEDGKVYSWGHNSHCELGNISASQGLIPMLVTKNLCNEFVIDIACGSHHSLALTIEGKVYAWGENTSRQVGNSVNINEGTPMKVNSTLTDKRVVCISCGQSSSMVVTDNGEIYSWGCNEVGQLGIGNYANHANPCKITTLIGITIEKVVCGYAHVLALSNTGVLYVWGGNYCGQLGLGMKTNICNPVQLIVQEMGRVLDIAASHYSHISIAMGESNQIFMWGECLGQSITIPMLTGLRCIHDAFARYASPNVMHQPLILHGEEETVGLIDCFKEAFNDQATSDLIIQIEDEFIYVHKTVLMIRCQYFRTIFSLATNNQKKFIKHRKFSYNVYKAFLRYLYTDELDLHPENMQANTYSENQLKKQCIQRMKEGITVENVAFLYSIAIENNAKELEEYCFKFALNHMTAIVQTASFANLNENILKNFIIKAAQTGAFKT; this is translated from the exons ATGTTACTaat gataaatataaaaatgtcttGGGATTTGAAGAATTGgccaatttttagttttttagatttaaattatgtttcgaAGATTCATATGGCACTTGTAtatg gtAATTTTGGTAATGAAGCATTAGTTGtaacaaaagataaaatggTATATGCTATTGGAAGTAATATTTCTGGGTGTCTTGGAACTGGTGACACTTACAATACTCTTTATCCAAGAAGAGTTGAAGAATTATGTggtaaagatataaaaacttttgcaTATGGTAAAGGACCACATGTTTTGGCTCTTACTGAAGATGGCAAG gTATATTCATGGGGACATAATAGTCACTGTGAACTAGGAAATATTTCTGCCAGTCAAGGTTTGATTCCAATGcttgtaacaaaaaatttatgtaatgaaTTTGTCATCGATATTGCCTGTGGAAGTCATCATTCTCTTGCACTAACAATTGAAGGAAAG gtGTATGCATGGGGTGAAAATACATCCAGACAAGTAGGAAATagtgttaatataaatgaagggACTCCTATGAAAGTGAATTCTACATTAACTGACAAAAGAGTTGTTTGCATTAGCTGTGGTCAATCTTCAAGCATGGTAGTTACAGATAATGGAGAAATTTATAGTTGGGGTTGTAACGAGGTTGGTCAATTAGGAATTGGAAATTATGCCAATCATGCGAATCCCTGTAAAATTACAACACTTATTGGTATTACGATTG AGAAAGTAGTATGTGGTTATGCACATGTTTTGGCCTTGTCTAATACAGGAGTTTTATACGTATGGGGTGGTAACTATTGCGGACAACTAGGTCTTGGCATGAAGACGAATATTTGTAATCCAGTACAG ctCATAGTGCAAGAAATGGGAAGAGTATTGGATATAGCAGCTTCGCATTATAGTCATATAAGTATAGCTATGGGAGAaagtaatcaaatatttatgtgGGGCGAGTGTCTAGGACAAAGCATTACAATTCCAATGCTTACTGGTTTAAGATGCATACACGATGCTTTTGCGCGTTACGCATCACCGAATGTTATGCATCAACCACTTATTCTTCatggagaagaagaaactgTGGGTTTAATAGATTGTTTCAAAGAAGCGTTTAACGATCAA GCTACGAGTGATCTCATTATACAAATAGAAGACGAGTTTATTTATGTGCACAAAACTGTTTTAATGATACGTTGTCAATATTTTCGTACGATATTTTCGTTGGCTACAAATAACCAAAA gaaatttataaaacatcgtaaattttcttataacgtGTATAAAgcatttttgagatatttatataccGACGAACTTGATTTACATCCAGAAAATATGcaag cgAATACTTATTCTgaaaatcaattgaaaaaacaatGTATACAAAGAATGAAGGAAGGGATAACAGTTGAAAACGTAGCTTTCCTGTATAGTATAGCCATTGAAAATAATGCCaag GAATTGGAGgaatattgtttcaaattcGCATTAAATCACATGACTGCTATAGTACAGACAGCAAGTTTTgctaatttgaatgaaaatatattgaaaaattttataattaaagctGCACAAACTGGAgcttttaaaacataa